A stretch of DNA from Alicyclobacillus acidocaldarius subsp. acidocaldarius Tc-4-1:
GCCGTAGGTACACTTGTAACGGTATCGCCCGTCGTCGCGAATGCGGCGGTGGCTCATTCGGGCAACACGTACAGCGCAGTGCTTCAAGAACCGCAACCTGCTTCGTGAACACGCACACAACCGCACGCCCCTCGCGGGCGTGCTTTTTCATTTCCCCATTGCATTCCCCCGCCCTTTGCCGTCACAATACATCCACAACCAACTTTTCGGGCCAACCCACACCACACCCACAGGGATGGGAATCACGATGACTCTGGACCATCACGCCCATTTCATCAATCGAGAAGTGAGCTGGCTTCTGTTTAACGAGCGCGTCGCGTTTGAGGCGGCCCGCGGCGACAATCCGCTGTTCGAGCGGCTCCGCTTTCTCGCCATCTGCGCGTCCAACTTGGACGAATTCTTCATGGTGCGCGTCGCCGGTCTGAAGGACCAACTCAAGCTCGGCGTCGGGCGCCCAGACAACAAGACCGGCATGACGGCCGCGCAACAACTGGCCGAAGTGGCCAACCGAGCACACGCGCACGTGAGCCACCTGTATCGACTGTGGAACAAGACCCTGCTCCCCGCGCTCCGAAAAGAGGGCATCGAAATTGTCCAACCAAGTCAACTGACCCATGCGCAGCGCGCACACCTTGAGGAGTACTACCATCACCACGTCTTCCCGGTGCTGACGCCCCTTGCGGTCGATGCGAGCCATCCGTTTCCGCTTCTCGCGAATCGTTCGCTGAACATCGCAGTCCTTTTGGAGCCCATCGCCGTCCGCCTGCCCCACGAGTCGCCGCTGTTTGCCGTCGTTCAGGTGCCAAGCGTCCTCCCGCGGTACCTCGAGCTGCCCACGAATGGCCGCAAGCGAGTGTTCGTCCTGCTCGAGGCCGTGATCGAGATGTTCATCGACACACTCTTCCCCGGGCACACCGTGCTCGAGCACGCGTGCTTCCGCATCACGCGCAACGCCGACATTACGGTGGACGAGGAGAGCGCGGAGGATCTGCTCGAGGAGATCGAACGAGAGGTCAAAAAGCGCAATCGGGGCGCGGCAGTGCGGCTCGAAGTCCAGAACTCCATGTCGTCCGAGCTTGTCGAAACTCTGCGGGATTGGCTTGAACTCGAGGCGGAGGACATCTACGCCATCGACGGGCCGCTGGATCTCACGTTCCTCATGCGCTTCTCGGCGATGCCCGAATACGCCCACCTTCGCTTCTCGCCCATCTCGCCGCAGGTGCCGCCCGACTTCATCGGGGAAACCGGCTTGTTCGAGGCCATCGCCAAGCGGGACATCCTGCTGTTTCACCCCTACGAATCGTTCGATCCCGTCGTTCACTTCATCCATCTCGCCGCGAACGATCCGCAGGTCCTCGCCATCAAGCAGACGCTGTACCGCGTGAGCGGGAATTCTCCCATTGTCCACGCGCTCGCGCGGGCGGCGGAAAATGGCAAGCAGGTGACCGTCCTGGTGGAGCTCAAGGCCCGGTTTGATGAGGAGAACAACATCGTCTGGGCGAAGAAACTGGAGGAGGCCGGCTGCCACGTGATCTACGGCCTCGTGGGGCTCAAGACGCACAGCAAAATCGCGCTTGTCGTGCGGCGCGAAGGCGAGCGGATCGTCCGCTACGTCCACCTCAGCACCGGGAACTACAACGACAACACGGCGCGCCTGTACACGGATCTCGGCATGTTCACTGCGCGTGAAGAGTTCGGCGAGGACGCGTCGCTCTTTTTCAACCACCTCACGGGGTTTGCCGATCCGCCCGCGTGGCGGCGCATCGCGACGGCTCCGCACGGTCTGAAGGACGCGTTTCTCAAGCTCATCCACCGCGAGATCGATCACGCCCGCGCAGGGCAGCCCGCGCGGATCATCGCCAAGATGAACGCGCTGACCGACAAGGACCTCATCCTTGCCCTGTTCGAAGCGTCACAGGCGGGCGTCGAGATCGATCTCCTGGTGCGCGGAATTTGCTGCCTGCGCCCGGGGATCCCCGGCGTGAGCGATCACATCCGCGTGTCGAGCATCGTCGGGCGCTTTCTCGAGCACAGCCGCATCTACTACTTCCTGAACGGGGGCGAGGAAGAGTACTATCTCGCGAGCGCCGACTGGATGACGCGCAACATGGTCAGCCGCGTCGAAATTCTGTTTCCGGTGCTGCAGGACAATCTCAAGCAGCGCCTGAAGCACATTCTCGACGTGCAGCTCCGGGACAACGTCAACCGCTGGATCCTCGCGGCCAACGGCCAGTACGAGAAAGTCGAGCCCAGGCCCGGCGAGCCGAAGGTCGCGTCGCAAATGCAATTCTATCTCGAAGCGTGCGGCGCGGCGGACGAGACGGCGAAGGCGATTGCGGAGTCGATGATCCCGCGCACGCCCCCGCGCCTCCTGCCGTAATCAGGGCTGAACCAACGCGTGCCACCGCTCGTTCCGTGCCCGAAGCATCTGCTCGACCTCATCGATGGTCTGCGGCGAGAGCGCCTGCATCTTCTCGGCGATCTCGCCGTCCATCCGAGCGAGCTCATTGAGCAGTCCTTCATGCTCCGCTC
This window harbors:
- a CDS encoding RNA degradosome polyphosphate kinase codes for the protein MTLDHHAHFINREVSWLLFNERVAFEAARGDNPLFERLRFLAICASNLDEFFMVRVAGLKDQLKLGVGRPDNKTGMTAAQQLAEVANRAHAHVSHLYRLWNKTLLPALRKEGIEIVQPSQLTHAQRAHLEEYYHHHVFPVLTPLAVDASHPFPLLANRSLNIAVLLEPIAVRLPHESPLFAVVQVPSVLPRYLELPTNGRKRVFVLLEAVIEMFIDTLFPGHTVLEHACFRITRNADITVDEESAEDLLEEIEREVKKRNRGAAVRLEVQNSMSSELVETLRDWLELEAEDIYAIDGPLDLTFLMRFSAMPEYAHLRFSPISPQVPPDFIGETGLFEAIAKRDILLFHPYESFDPVVHFIHLAANDPQVLAIKQTLYRVSGNSPIVHALARAAENGKQVTVLVELKARFDEENNIVWAKKLEEAGCHVIYGLVGLKTHSKIALVVRREGERIVRYVHLSTGNYNDNTARLYTDLGMFTAREEFGEDASLFFNHLTGFADPPAWRRIATAPHGLKDAFLKLIHREIDHARAGQPARIIAKMNALTDKDLILALFEASQAGVEIDLLVRGICCLRPGIPGVSDHIRVSSIVGRFLEHSRIYYFLNGGEEEYYLASADWMTRNMVSRVEILFPVLQDNLKQRLKHILDVQLRDNVNRWILAANGQYEKVEPRPGEPKVASQMQFYLEACGAADETAKAIAESMIPRTPPRLLP